In Malus sylvestris chromosome 16, drMalSylv7.2, whole genome shotgun sequence, the following are encoded in one genomic region:
- the LOC126606252 gene encoding photosystem II D1 precursor processing protein PSB27-H2, chloroplastic-like, with the protein MKNMALLAEKICLPVLFRTRENNTFKPAKQYKVRSRCELPSQEASSSRRHFVTCAGASIATVLTISNVLAPSPVWADDKSNGEEENDGVIGALKTLFDPNEKTKSGKVLPRAYLKSAKEVVKTLRESLNEDTKDNAKFRRTADAAKESIREYLSTWRGQQEVAQEESYVEIEKAIRSLAGFYSKAGPSAPLPEQVKSEILNDLNTAEEFL; encoded by the exons ATGAAGAATATGGCTCTTCTTGCAGAAAAGATCTGCCTCCCCGTACTTTTCAGGACGAGGGAAAATAATACCTTCAAACCTGCCAAACAGT ATAAAGTGCGGTCCAGGTGTGAGCTACCCTCTCAAGAAGCTTCATCAAGTCGCCGACATTTTGTAACGTGTGCTGGTGCTTCGATTGCAACGGTTTTAACCATCAGCAATGTCTTAGCACCATCGCCGGTTTGGGCCGATGACAAGTCAAATGGCGAAGAGGAAAATGATGGAGTTATAGGTGCTCTTAAAACGCTGTTCGATCCCAATGAGAAAACAAAGTCCGGAAAAGTGTTGCCAAGGGCTTACTTGAAGTCGGCAAAAGAGGTTGTGAAGACACTGCGTGAATCACTGAACGAAGACACCAAGGATAATGCTAAATTTCGACGAACTGCAGATGCAGCGAAGGAATCGATTCGAGAGTATTTGAGCACTTGGAGAGGACAACAAGAGGTGGCTCAAGAG GAATCTTACGTTGAGATAGAGAAAGCAATAAGATCGTTGGCCGGATTTTACTCCAAGGCAGGGCCATCTGCTCCACTGCCTGAACAAGTCAAGTCTGAAATATTGAATGACTTGAACACAGCTGAAGAGTTTTTGTGA